In the genome of Chlamydia buteonis, the window AACATTTTTTCCAGCTGCAATGGCTTCAACTATAGCAAATTTTTTCCCGTCTAAGGTATTTGGATTAATAGCCAGATTAGTCAGTGTAGCATCTTCTATTTTTGCTGATAATTTTGTTCCTGTATCCATGAGGATCAGAGACCCAGCTGTCTGCGAGAGAGTTTTTGCTTCTACTTCAACACCACCCCGCAACACAAGTTCACCAGCAGCTAAAGCTATTGGCTGTGTAAATGTTGTCTTAAGATTGTCAGGAACAGCAGCTTGTTCTTCCGTGAGCTTTTCTCCAGAAAAAACGATTCTTCCGTTGTAAACCTTATCTCCCTCAGCTTTATTTAAAGTGAGAAGATCAGCAGCAGCACCCTCAACCGTTATAGGATCATAGAAAGTAATCGTCTTCCCAGCAGCAGCACGTAAGTTTGTGAATTTGCCATTACCTTCAATGTTAATCGCATTTCTTTTTATTGTAGCATTGTTTTGAGTAGCTATAAGGTTATTTTCAAAAGTAATATTTCCATGCTCAGCTGTTAAGCTACATTCTCCGTTAGCAGCAATACCAATAGCTCCACCTTTAGGCGTAGCGTTAGTAGTTTTGTTATTAGCGAATAACGTAGGCCCACCAGAAGTCAATATGAGCTTATCGGCGTAAATAGCCCCACCTTTTGCCGCAGAAGTATTTTCCTTAAAAATCAAGACTTTGTTATCTCTTATAGTAAGGGTCGGTGTTGTACCTGTTTTGCTACAATGGATGGCGCCACCGCAACCATCTCCTGTGCCGGAAACAGTATTGTTGCTAAAAACAACAGAGTTGTTACCTGCAATAGTTGTAGCAGCTTCTGCGTATACTGCTCCTCCAGAATTCACAGCAGTATTTCCAGAAAATACGACTGCTCCTTGGTTGTCTGAAAGATGAGCAACTTCTGTAGCAGAAATTGCGCCACCTTTTTTCGCACTAGAGTTAGTGGTGAAGCTGATTTCCTTGCTCGAGCCGGTTAGAGAAAAAGCTTTGCAAGAGATCGCTCCACCATTATCGGCGGAATAGTTCTGATCAAAAAGAATACTGGCGTTATTCGCCAAGTTTAATGCTCCTCCTGATACCATAGCTCCTTTCCCCTTATTTACTTTAGAGGGTGGGCATTTCGTAAAGCTCAATTTAGAGAAGTCTGTCAAAGTAAGAATCTTATCCGCAGTGCTAACGTTAACGCCCCCGGGATTAGCTCCGGAATTCACGTTTGTTATGGATAAGCTATGGTTATTTCCTTTGAAAGTTAGATTGTCTGCAGTTTGAACAAAAGCTGATGACGCAAGAGCTGCTGCTTGTCCTACATCTACGATAGAAATATCACTCTCAATGTTGTAAATGGTTCCCCCCGCAGTGTTTGTAGATTGCGGGCTGAATGCTCCATTTGCATCGAGAATAGATTCTTGAGTTAAAGCCACTTCTGCATGCAATTGCGAGAAGTGAAAAGATATTGGTATCGTCAGGGTAGACGATATTAAGATCTTATATAAAGAAGGCCTCATTTTATACACTTGTGGTGAAATGAAAAAAACAGTTTCGTTAAATACTCAAAGATACAAAAGAAAGCAAGTCTAATACAGAAAAGACTTGACATGTTTTTATCATTTTTGGTAAGAGGCCCGGCTGTTCTAGAGGAGAGCGCCTGTTAAAATTTGTACCTACCTCCTATGTCAACGTTGTAATTTCTAGAAGATCCACGTAGTTCAAAAGCTCCGTGGCAAAAGACTTCTAGGTTGTCGGTTAGATGGTGGCGATCAGAACCATCAAGGATCATGGCTTGTCTAGATAAATTTGTTGCGCCTGTAGACCAAGCAGTATTTACAGAAGGTAGGAATACTTTAGATTTTGGAGCGTCGCGATAAATATCAGGTTGATACGCAAGGCTGATATTATAGATATTGTACTTGTTTGTTTTTTCAAATCTCAAACCAATAGGTAGGGAAATGTTTACAAAGTGCGCACTTTGGAAATTCCTATTTTCATTTCCTCCTTTGGTTTCTTTGAAATCTTCTTGTTGTACAAAGACAACATGAAGCTTAACGAAAGGAGAGAGTTCTTCAATTGCAGAGTTATCAATAATTATAGGAAGATAACTTCCAAGTTCTCCAGCTATGCAGTGATTGTTCCATTTTCCTCTCGATGAAGGATTTGGAGTATGCTTGGTCGTCATAGAGTTATGACTTAAGCTATAACTTAGTTGTGCATCAAAGATTACGGGGATCTTCTCAGAATTGTGTTCAAGTATAGCTCCTTTTTTATTCGAAAATTTATAGTGGTTAAGTAACTTCTCAAATTTTGTATGAATAGAAGCTGCGTAGATATGAGATCTAGTATCTGCAAGGTGGTAATCTTTAGATTTCCCAAACATTTGACAGAAAGCAAGATCAATGATTTTATCAGAGATAGGTTGTGTGCTTACACCAACAACATATCCAGAGCTGATATGGCGGAATCCTTTTTGTACTTTCATAGAGTCTCTATGAAAGAAGTTAGAAATCCCTGAAATCCATAAGCCTTTGTGGAAGTCTTCACCTTGGGTGCTAACTTCAACAAGCTTTTGAAATGCACGAATATCAATAGCAGAACACCATAAGCTATTAGGGACTAGGGTGGCACGTCGATTAGCTGTTGGTATGTAACCTGCAGATAACCATTTCATTTCGAATGAGACTTTTCCAGTAGAGTCTTTAACTTCACTAACTTCCCACTTCCCTTGATAACCAAGATTAGAACTTGTAGCCCCTTGGGGGATCATGTTGAAGCCCTCGGTATTTACTTTCCCTTCATTAGGCACAGAAATATCTAGGAAATTTAATGTGAAGTTCTTATTTAGTAAGGGGTTATCATAAAAATTTTGGCTGCTATCTTGGAATTGCAAATTGCCTGTTAGGGTAACATTCCCAGTTCCTCCTTTAGCTGCTAGGGTGATGACTTTTCCATTCTCTAAAGAATCTAAGTTCACAGCAAGATTGGTAATGGTAATGGATCCCTCGGGACTTTCTTGTACTTTAGGAACCACAGATCCTGTTGCAGAGCGACCTCTTTCTTTGAAGTTGATTAAAGAAGACGCTATTAATTGTGATATAGCTCTTATTCCAGGAATTGCATGGTTAGGGGCAGACAGTGCAGACCCAGCTTTTAGACCACTATTGGCAGCAGCAACATTAGTTATAATCGATGTCCCACCGTCCATAACGATTAAAGAGCCTTCTTTCTGAGTGAAAGAATCAACAAGAAGACCTGCACCACTTCTTAAAACAAGAGTCCCAGCTTCAAGAGATACATCGTTATGAATAACACTCGTTGTATTCAAAGGATTTAGAGCATCTTCACTTGAGAGCTTCTCTCCTGAAAATACAATTTTTCCGTTATACACCGCAGATTGTTGAGCTGTTCCAACCGTAACTTTTTGTATTTCTGGATCTAGTGTGTCTGGAGCATTGATTTTTAGAGGAGTTTTTACTGCAGCAGGGGCGGGCGCAGATACTGCGGACGCCGAGGCTGAGATCCTAGAGGTCGCTTTAGCAACCGAAGCCTCTGGTTGTGCTACGGTAATAGCAGCAGCTGGTGCAGTAGTCGTTATAGGATCATAGAAAAAGATTGTTTGTCCTGTTTGAGCACGTAGCTGTGAAATGGTGGCGCCACTAGCTAAATGAATAGAGTTGCAAGTAGGTGTATTACTCCCTTCAGCTTGTATTTCAGCTTTGTTAGCCAAAGTCATAAATGCTGAGGTAATTTTTGCAGATTCACTACCATGCGCTTTAGAAGAATCTGATTGATCACCGGTTTGTTGCTTTTCTCTAGTAGGTACAGCAGCCGC includes:
- a CDS encoding autotransporter domain-containing protein gives rise to the protein MRPSLYKILISSTLTIPISFHFSQLHAEVALTQESILDANGAFSPQSTNTAGGTIYNIESDISIVDVGQAAALASSAFVQTADNLTFKGNNHSLSITNVNSGANPGGVNVSTADKILTLTDFSKLSFTKCPPSKVNKGKGAMVSGGALNLANNASILFDQNYSADNGGAISCKAFSLTGSSKEISFTTNSSAKKGGAISATEVAHLSDNQGAVVFSGNTAVNSGGAVYAEAATTIAGNNSVVFSNNTVSGTGDGCGGAIHCSKTGTTPTLTIRDNKVLIFKENTSAAKGGAIYADKLILTSGGPTLFANNKTTNATPKGGAIGIAANGECSLTAEHGNITFENNLIATQNNATIKRNAINIEGNGKFTNLRAAAGKTITFYDPITVEGAAADLLTLNKAEGDKVYNGRIVFSGEKLTEEQAAVPDNLKTTFTQPIALAAGELVLRGGVEVEAKTLSQTAGSLILMDTGTKLSAKIEDATLTNLAINPNTLDGKKFAIVEAIAAGKNVTLSGAIGVIDPTGKFYEDHKLNDTLALGGIQLLGKGAVTTTNVPSSVVGVAEQHYGYQGNWSISWIKDNTADPKTQTAVFTWNKTGYIPNPERRAPLVLNSLWGSFMDSRSIQDVMERSVDSILETRRGLWVSGIGNFFHKDRSAENRKFRHISSGYVLGATTNTSREDSLSVAFCQLFAKDKDYLVAKNAGNVYAGSIYYQHVSKFDDLTRLFNGTNTCCSGFSKEIPIFLDAQVTYCHTTNNMTTSYTDYPEVKGSWGNDTLGVALSTSVPIPVFSSSIFDSYAPFAKLQVVYAHQEDFKEPTTEGRVFESSDLLNVSVPIGVKFEKLAYGERTAYDLTLMYVPDVYRHNPSCMTGLAINDVSWLTTATNLARQAFIVRAGNHIALASGVEMFSQFGFELRSSSRNYNVDLGAKVSF
- a CDS encoding polymorphic outer membrane protein middle domain-containing protein — its product is MKSSIPWLLISSTITFPLPSVATEKAIIQSSASLKTGEQTLSSNDNYNGSNSTETPFTCKNSSISTGTTYTLDSDVSFINVSKTQAPASQNNSEDTDTIETSSQSADQGSDTKDNTDPAGADHHPSPVSPEPSPVVNTSGDSTSPTEASGTSENTQDKESSKDADSTKAEEKTKTDNEVTETKEAKNTLEVSIKIPNTSLPYTSSKTLKSDVASENSAPSPETKTPPASITGQANGETSASCFSNTDGSLTFVGGNHSLTFSNISVTARGSAVNNSAGSSLTFSGFKNLSFTSATNQDQTQANSAIYVGPKAASANGQSLESTKTKANPHPEGSVNKEALVKYSGISSDASSITEGSSQDTAKNGETSTNNADVAQAVAESSPNIILTQNVNITFNSNSSKTAGGAINVSGSATIENNTGTCTFSNNNAKDQGGAISVNGNCNITGNKNVVFSGNQAQQIPAPSTVTVEKAIVNESVVVAATGTGGAIYCLTATPSLPALDNIQEKQPLKQTLPSPEIASLVGETNAKIAQKAEPSADPCLTISGNTSVTFNNNSSTTTGGAIHAKKVVLSSSGNITFSNNSSGKGGAIYIADGGDISITAATGSITFQGNKVTAADQITLPTKTEAAAAAVPTREKQQTGDQSDSSKAHGSESAKITSAFMTLANKAEIQAEGSNTPTCNSIHLASGATISQLRAQTGQTIFFYDPITTTAPAAAITVAQPEASVAKATSRISASASAVSAPAPAAVKTPLKINAPDTLDPEIQKVTVGTAQQSAVYNGKIVFSGEKLSSEDALNPLNTTSVIHNDVSLEAGTLVLRSGAGLLVDSFTQKEGSLIVMDGGTSIITNVAAANSGLKAGSALSAPNHAIPGIRAISQLIASSLINFKERGRSATGSVVPKVQESPEGSITITNLAVNLDSLENGKVITLAAKGGTGNVTLTGNLQFQDSSQNFYDNPLLNKNFTLNFLDISVPNEGKVNTEGFNMIPQGATSSNLGYQGKWEVSEVKDSTGKVSFEMKWLSAGYIPTANRRATLVPNSLWCSAIDIRAFQKLVEVSTQGEDFHKGLWISGISNFFHRDSMKVQKGFRHISSGYVVGVSTQPISDKIIDLAFCQMFGKSKDYHLADTRSHIYAASIHTKFEKLLNHYKFSNKKGAILEHNSEKIPVIFDAQLSYSLSHNSMTTKHTPNPSSRGKWNNHCIAGELGSYLPIIIDNSAIEELSPFVKLHVVFVQQEDFKETKGGNENRNFQSAHFVNISLPIGLRFEKTNKYNIYNISLAYQPDIYRDAPKSKVFLPSVNTAWSTGATNLSRQAMILDGSDRHHLTDNLEVFCHGAFELRGSSRNYNVDIGGRYKF